The stretch of DNA GAGGATCTCGGCATTGCCGATGAAGGTTTCGCGCCGCTCCGGAGACAAGAGGCCCGACATCGCTGCCTTCACATCATCCACGAGGTCGTAGATGATGTTGTAGTAGCGGATTTCGATGCCTTCGCGTTCGGCGAACTGGCGTGCCTGCGTATTTGCACGGACGTTGAAGCCGATGATGGCCGCGTTCGAGGCTTCGGCGAGCGAGATATCCGACTCGGTGATGCCGCCGGCGCCCGAATGGACGATGCGGGCGCGCACTTCGTCGGTGCCAAGCTTCTCCAGCGCACCGGCAATCGCTTCGATCGAGCCCTGCACGTCACCCTTGATGACCAGCGGGAACTCCTTGATGCCGACGCTCTGGCGTTGCATCATCATCTGTTCCAGCGAACCGCGCTGTCCCGACTGGCGGGCAGCCGCCTTGTCGCGGGCCAGACGCTGACGATATTCCGAGATTTCGCGGGCGCGGCTTTCGCTTTCGACGACGGCGAACTTGTCGCCCGCCTGCGGCGTGCCGGAAAGACCGAGAACCTCGACCGGCGTTGCCGGACCGGCTTCCTTCACATGGTCGCCCTTGTCGGTGACGAGAGCGCGCACGCGGCCCCAGACGTCGCCGGCGACGATGATCTGGCCGGGACGCAGCGTGCCCTTCTGCACGAGCACGGTCGCGACCGAACCACGGCCACGATCGAGCTGGGCTTCGATGACAGTGCCTTCCGCCGTCCGGTTCGCATTGGCCTTGAGATCGAGAATTTCCGCTTGCAGCAGGATCGCCTCGAGCAGTTTGTCGAGGTTCTTGCCGGTCTTGGCCGAAACCTCGACGTCAAGCACTTCGCCGCCCATGGATTCCACGAAAACTTCGTGCTGCAGCAGCTGGTTACGGACCTTCTGCGGATCAGCCTCGTGCTTGTCGACCTTGTTGATCGCCACGATGATCGGGACACCGGCCGCCTTGGCGTGGTTGATCGATTCGATCGTCTGCGGCATCACGCTGTCGTCGGCTGCGACGACCAGGATCGCAATGTCGGTCGCCTGCGCACCACGGGCACGCATTGCCGTGAAGGCGGCGTGGCCGGGCGTATCGATGAAGGTGATCTTCTGACCGTTCTGCTCCACCTGATAGGCGCCGATATGCTGGGTGATGCCACCGGCTTCGCCGGAGACTACGTTGGCATGACGGATGGCGTCGAGCAGCGAGGTCTTGCCGTGGTCGACATGGCCCATGATGGTAACGACGGGCGGGCGCGAAACCAGTTCGCCATCGTCGTCGGACACGTTGAAGATGCCGAGTTCGACGTCGGATTCCGACACGCGCCTGACCGTATGGCCGAATTCGCCGGCGATGATTTCGGCAAGGTCGGCGTCGATGACGTCGCCCGGCTTCATCATCTGGCCTTCCTTCATCAGGTACTTGATGACGTCGACGGCGCGTTCGGACATGCGCTGCGACAGCTCCTGAATGGTGATGGTCTCGGGCAGAACCACCTCGCGGGAGATTTTCTCGCGGGTTTCCTGCATCTGACCGCGGCGGAACTTCTCCTGCCGGCGACGCATCGCCGAGAGCGAACGACCGCGGGCATTGTCCTCGCCGTCGACGTTGGCAGTGGTGATCGTCAACTTGCCGCGACGGCGCTCTTCATCCGTCTTCGGACGAGTCGTGACCGGCTTTGCGGGTTCCGGGCGAACGACGCGGCCACGGACTGGGCCGCCACGCGCTGCGCCACGATCGTCTTCTTCCTTTTCGTCGCGGCGGCCGCGAACGGCCCCAGGGACGGCAGCGCCGGCTGCCGGACGGGCAGCAGGTGCTCCAGCCGCATCGGGCCGGCGTGCGGCCGGTGCCGACGATGCGGGCTGCTGCGGCCGTGCCACGTCGGTGCGTGCTTCGGCCGGAGCCGGTTCTGCGGCTGCAGGTTCAGCAACAGCGGGTGCCTCAGCCTGCCGGATAGCCTCTTCAGCGGCCCGGCGGACAGCTTCTTCCGCTTCGGCTGCCTTGCGGATAACCTCTTCGGCGGCACGGAGCTTTTCTTCCTCGGCGCGGCGGATCGCATCCTGCGCGTCACGCGCCTGGGAGTCGGCAAGCGCGCGGCGGCGGGCGTCCATCTCTTCCGGCGACAGATGGTTCAGCACCACCGGGCGCGGACGATCGTTCTGGCGCGGCGGCTGGTGAGACTGCTGCGGCGGACGCTGGTTCGTCTGGTTGTTGTTGCCCTGCTGAACCCGCGGTGCCGGCGTCGGCTGCTGCGGACGCGCCTGCACGGGCGCGGGCGCCGGTTCGGCTGCGCGCACGGGGGCCGCCGGAGCGACGGGCGTGACCGGCTTTTCGTCTTCCGGGCGCATCGGGCGCCGCTTACGGGTCTCGACGACGACCGCCTTGGTGCGACCTCGACCCATATCCTGGCGAACGGTACCCTGGCTCATCCCCGATGGTTTCAGGGTGAGTGTCTTTTTGCCCGCTACGCTGATTGTCTTGTCGTCGTTACTATCGGTCATTCGTTCCCGTTCCTTCGGACAGGGAGCGATGACTAGATCAGACCCTGTCGTTCAATACTGTCGATCAATGAGGATGGGACCGGCCGATGCCGGTGACCGCCTCATTGTTTTAGCCGGCCAGCGCCGCCCGCTGCCCGGGACTGACCGCCAATACGGTACTGTTCGAGCATCTTTGCGCGCTTCACTACACCTTCACCCGCCTGCCCTGCAAGCACTGCGGCATGGATAAAAGCATTCTGGCCCATCAGGCCTTCCATTTCGCTCTCCGAGAAGAGACGGAAGGAAGGTATCTCCTCCTCGGTCTCCATTCCGAGGTGCCAGGCCTTGCGGGCCTGGTCGATTTTCCGGACGCCGTCGTCCGCTGCACCAGTCGCGTGGAACACCGCAAGGGCTGCTCCACTTCTGACCGCGGCATCCACTTTCGAGGAGCCGCTGACGAACTGGCCGGCTTTCCGCGCCATGTTCATCATCTGCATCAATTGCGCCGCGAGCAGCCGATCGACACTCGCGCCGAGATCGTCCGCCGCCTTTACATCCGTCTTCAGCGCGCGGGCGAAGAGCTTCTTCGCCACTGCCCTGTCGACCAGCGACCGGTCGATCTTCACCCAGCATCCGCGTCCCGGAAGCTCGCGCTTCAGATCGGCGACAACTGTTCCATCGGGAGCGGCGACGAAGCGGATCAGCTCTTCCGGCGATCCGCTTTCGCGCGTCACGATGCACATACGTCCGTTCACGTCATAACCTGCAAGATCGTCGTCCTCGAGAGGAGCGTCCGGTTCATGCGCGGTCATCATGCTTCTTGTTCGGCTTCGGTGACCTCTTCTTCGGTCCCCTTATCCAGGTCCTCTTGCGTGATCCAGCCAGCCGAAAGGCGGGCCTGGACGATCATCTGTTCTGCTTCGACGCGTGAGACGTCGAACTTCGAGAACAGGCCCTCGAACTTCTTCGTTTCGCCGTTCTTGCGTTCCGACCAGCCCACGAGATCGTCGGCAGCGCAGCCGGCAAAGTCCTCGATCGACTTGATGCCGTCTTCGCCGAGCGCCACCATCATCTGGGCGGTCATGCCGTTGATTTCACGCAGTTCGTCCTGGACACCGAGCGCCTTGCGCTTCTCGTCCATCTCGGCTTCGAGACGCTCGAGGAATTCGCGGGCGCGCTGCTGGATTTCCTGCGCCGTCTCCTCGTCGAAACCGTCGATCGAGGAGATTTCGTCGAGATCGACATAAGCCAGTTCTTCAACTGCGGCAAAACCTTCCGAAGCCAGAACCTGGCCGACCATCTCGTCGACATCGAGCGAATCCATGAACAGGTTGGTGCGCTCGTTGAATTCCTTCTGGCGGCGTTCCGATTCCTCGGCCTCCGTCATGATGTCGATATCCCAGCCGGTCAGCTGCGAAGCGAGGCGGACGTTCTGGCCGCGGCGGCCGATCGCAAGCGACAGCTGCTCGTCGGGAACGACCACTTCGATACGCTCGGCATCCTCGTCGAGAACGACCTTGGCGACTTCGGCCGGCTGCAGGGCGTTGACGACGAAGGTCGCCGGGTCCTGGCTCCACGGGATGATGTCGATCTTTTCGCCCTGAAGCTCGCCGACCACGGCCTGAACGCGTGAGCCGCGCATACCGACGCAGGCACCGACCGGATCGATCGAACTGTCGTTCGAGATCACCGCGATCTTGGCGCGCGAACCCGGGTCGCGGGCGACCGATTTCACCTGGATGATGCCGTCGTAGATCTCCGGCACTTCCATGGTGAAGAGCTTCACCATGAATTGCGGATGCGTGCGCGACAGGAAGATCTGCGGGCCGCGCTGCTCGCGACGGACATCATAGACATAGGCACGGACGCGATCGCCATAACGGACGTTTTCGCGCGGGATCATTTCGTCGCGGCGGATAATGCCTTCGCCACGGCCGAGATCGACGATAACGTTGCCGTATTCGACGCGCTTGACGGTACCGTTGACGATTTCGCCGACGCGATCCTTGAATTCGTCGAACTGGCGGTCGCGCTCGGCTTCACGCACCTTCTGCACGATCACCTGCTTGGCCGACTGTGCGGCGATGCGGCCGAAATCCATCGGCGGCAGCGGATCGGCGATGAAATCGCCGAGTGCGGCGTCCGGGTTGCGGTCGCGGGCCAGCTCCAGCGGGATCTGCGTCGAATAATCCTCGGCCTTCTCGACGACTTCGAGCAAGCGCTGCAGGCGGATTTCGCCGGTCTTCGGATTGATGTCGGCTCGGATGTTGGACTCGGTGCCGTAACGGGAGCGTGCCGCCTTCTGGATGGCATCGGCCATTGCGGCCAGCACGATCTCGCGGTCGATGACTTTTTCGCGCGCCACTGCATCTGCGATCTGCAGAAGTTCGAGCCGGTTCGCACTGACTGCCATTGTCTTGTTTCTCCGTCTTTACTCCAGGGTTCCCGTCCCTGGAGCGGTCTGTTGATCGGTTATTCTTCGTCGTCCGCTTCGTTCTGGTTGGCGGCCTGGGCTTTCGCCAGCTTGTCGGCGCGCAACGCGTCGCGGATCAGGTCGTCGGTCAGAATGAGCTTCGCATCGCTAAGCGCCGTGAAGGGAATGGTGACCTTCTGCTCTTCCCCATAGGCGATCTGGTCACGCTCGAGCGTGAAACCATCTGTGCCTGCTTCGACGATCTTGCCGCGGAAGCGCTTGCGATTGTCGATCAAGATCGACGTCTCGCATTTCACAAGGTGGCCCTGCCAGCGGACGAAATCAGATTTCCGCACCATCGGACGGTCGATGCCGGGCGAAGACACTTCCAGATGATACTCTTTATCGACCGGATCTTCCACATCGAGGACGGGAGAAATCGCCATCGAGACTTCTTCGCAATCCTGGACCGTCATCGTGCCGTCGTCGCGTTCGGCCATGACCTGCATCGTCGCGCCGTTCTGGTTCATCATGCGGACGCGGATAAGCCGGAATCCCAGGTCGACGAGAACGGGTTCGATGATATCGGCAAGACGCTGGTCGAGCCCGGTTTCGGTAATCAGCCGCGGCTCACGTTCGTTGTCTGCGTTTGTCAGATCCGACAAGCGGTGCGCTCCTCGCAATTTCATGCTTTTTTGGCGATCACGCTAATAAAAAAGAGCGGGTCCTTGCGGCCCACTCTTCATCAAGCGATCAAGAATTTGAGAGGCATATAGTCGGGTTTTTCCGAAATTGCAAGGTCTGCGACCGATTCGGCCAATTCGCTTCCGGCGACGTGATGAGGCCTATGGCCAGCGCCGGTCTTGCGCATATATTGCCGTTGGCGCGCAATAACAAAAGCGGGAGAAATCGTGGCCTACACTTCCTCGACATTGGCGCCTTTGCGGCACGATACCTACCGCACCATCTGGTTCGCGAGCCTTTCCTCGAATTTCGGCGGCCTGATCCAGGCGGTCGGCGCCGCCTGGATGATGACGACGATCACCGCCTCGGAGGACATGGTGGCGCTGGTGCAGACCTCGACGGCGCTGCCGATCATGCTGTTTTCGCTGATATCGGGTGCGCTCGCCGACAATTATGACCGCCGCCGGGTTATGCTGACGGCGCAGTGCATGATGCTCACCGTCTCGGCGTTGCTGACGGCCTCAGCCCTTCTCGGCTGGATCACGCCCTGGCTGCTGCTCTTTTTCACCTTTCTGATCGGCTGCGGCACCGCGCTCAATAATCCCTCCTGGCAGGCCTCGGTCGGCGATATGGTGCCGCGTGCCGATCTGCCGGCCGCGGTCACGCTGAACAGCATGGGTTTCAACATCACCCGCAGCGTCGGCCCGGCGATCGGCGGCGTCATCGTCGCGGCCGCCGGCGCGGCCGCGGCCTTCGCGGTGAATACGCTGAGTTACCTCGCCTTGATCTATGCCCTGCTGCGCTGGCGTCCAGCCGCGCCCGTCTCGACCCTGCCGCGCGAGGCGCTCGGCAGCGCCATCTTTGCCGGCCTGCGTTATGTCTCGATGTCGCCCAATCTCGAAAGGTCCTTGTCAGGGGACTGCTCTTCGGCATCGGCGCCAGCTCGATCCTGGCGCTGCTGCCGGTCGTCGCCCTCGATCTCGTTGCCGGCGGGCCGCTGACCTATGGTTTCATGCTCGGCGCCTTCGGCATCGGCGCGATTGGCGGTGCGGTGCTGAATGCCAGGCTTCGCCAGGTGCTTTCCAGCGAGATGATTATCCGCCTCTCCTTTGCCGGCTTCGCATTGAGCGCGGTCATCGCAGCCGTGAGTCCGAGCGCCGTCCTGACCTCTGCCGGGCTGCTCGTTTCCGGCGCCTGCTGGGTCTCCGCACTTTCGCTCTTCAACACCATCGTCCAGCTTTCGACGCCGCGCTGGGTGGTCGGCCGGGCGCTGTCGCTCTACCAGACCGTCACCTTCGGCGGCATTGCCGGCGGCAGCTGGCTGTGGGGCGTCGCCGCCGATCGTTACGGCGTTGCCGATGCGCTGCTGATGTCATCCGTCGTCATGCTGCTCGGCATCGCCATCGGCCTGCGTTTTTCGATGCCGGCCTTCGCCTCGCTCAATCTCGATCCACTGAATCGCTTCACCGAGCCGGCCCTCAGTCTCGACATTACACCGCGCAGCGGCCCGATCGTCATCCAGGTCGATTACGAGATCGCCGATGAGGACCTTGCCGAGTTCATGGAATTGATGGGGGAACGCCGACGCATCCGCATCCGCGACGGCGCCCGCAACTGGGCGCTGATGCGTGATCTCGAAAATCCCAGCCTTTGGACGGAAACCTACCACACGCCGACCTGGGTCGAATATATTAGACACAACCAGCGGCGCACGCAGGCCGATGCCGAAAATACCGACAGGCTGCGTGCGCTTCACCGCGGCGAAGGTCCGCTGCATGTCCACCGCATGATCGAACGCCAGGCCATTCCGCCCGGCGACGACGTCTTCCACAAGGCGCCGATCGATCTGCATCATTGAGACTAGCTAGCAGAGATCAAAAATGTATAGATTCAGGCTCGCCCGCCAATCCGATCTGGCCGCCATCATCCGGCTTCTGGCCGATGACGATCTTGGCGGCAGCAGGGAGATCGTTTCGGATCCTGTCGACGCGCGTTATCTCTCGGCCTTTGCCGCAATCGAGGCGGACGCCAATCAGCTTCTGGCCGTCGCAAGCGATGCGACCGATCGGGTCGTCGGCTGCCTGCAGCTGAGTTTTGTTCCCGGTCTTTCGAGGACGGGTAGGTGGCGCGGCCAGGTTGAAAGCGTGCGTGTGGCAAGCGATCTTCGCGGTTCTGGCCTCGGCGCGCAATTCATCGAATGGGCGATCGCCCAATGCGCCGAGCGCGGCTGCGGATTGGTGCAGCTGACATCGGACAAGACGCGAGGGGATGCCATCCACTTCTACGAGAGGCTCGGTTTCGTCGCCAGCCATGAAGGTTTGAAACGCAATCTCTGAAGCCGGTTACTTCAGCTTGCCCTTCATCGTCGCCTCCGGAAAGCATGTCGGCTTCATATCGTTCTTTGCCTGCCACTGGCCGATTGAACGCCGGGTCTTG from Rhizobium leguminosarum bv. trifolii WSM1325 encodes:
- a CDS encoding translation initiation factor IF-2 (TIGRFAM: translation initiation factor IF-2; small GTP-binding protein~PFAM: protein synthesis factor GTP-binding; translation initiation factor IF-2 domain protein; Miro domain protein; GTP-binding protein HSR1-related; elongation factor Tu domain 2 protein; Initiation factor 2 associated domain protein~KEGG: rec:RHECIAT_CH0000153 translation initiation factor IF-2 protein), with amino-acid sequence MTDSNDDKTISVAGKKTLTLKPSGMSQGTVRQDMGRGRTKAVVVETRKRRPMRPEDEKPVTPVAPAAPVRAAEPAPAPVQARPQQPTPAPRVQQGNNNQTNQRPPQQSHQPPRQNDRPRPVVLNHLSPEEMDARRRALADSQARDAQDAIRRAEEEKLRAAEEVIRKAAEAEEAVRRAAEEAIRQAEAPAVAEPAAAEPAPAEARTDVARPQQPASSAPAARRPDAAGAPAARPAAGAAVPGAVRGRRDEKEEDDRGAARGGPVRGRVVRPEPAKPVTTRPKTDEERRRGKLTITTANVDGEDNARGRSLSAMRRRQEKFRRGQMQETREKISREVVLPETITIQELSQRMSERAVDVIKYLMKEGQMMKPGDVIDADLAEIIAGEFGHTVRRVSESDVELGIFNVSDDDGELVSRPPVVTIMGHVDHGKTSLLDAIRHANVVSGEAGGITQHIGAYQVEQNGQKITFIDTPGHAAFTAMRARGAQATDIAILVVAADDSVMPQTIESINHAKAAGVPIIVAINKVDKHEADPQKVRNQLLQHEVFVESMGGEVLDVEVSAKTGKNLDKLLEAILLQAEILDLKANANRTAEGTVIEAQLDRGRGSVATVLVQKGTLRPGQIIVAGDVWGRVRALVTDKGDHVKEAGPATPVEVLGLSGTPQAGDKFAVVESESRAREISEYRQRLARDKAAARQSGQRGSLEQMMMQRQSVGIKEFPLVIKGDVQGSIEAIAGALEKLGTDEVRARIVHSGAGGITESDISLAEASNAAIIGFNVRANTQARQFAEREGIEIRYYNIIYDLVDDVKAAMSGLLSPERRETFIGNAEILEVFNITKVGKVAGCRVVEGKVERGAGVRLIRNDVVVHEGKLKTLKRFKDEVSEVPMGQECGMAFENYEDMRAGDVIECFRVEHITRTL
- a CDS encoding protein of unknown function DUF448 (PFAM: protein of unknown function DUF448~KEGG: ret:RHE_CH00117 hypothetical protein) — its product is MMTAHEPDAPLEDDDLAGYDVNGRMCIVTRESGSPEELIRFVAAPDGTVVADLKRELPGRGCWVKIDRSLVDRAVAKKLFARALKTDVKAADDLGASVDRLLAAQLMQMMNMARKAGQFVSGSSKVDAAVRSGAALAVFHATGAADDGVRKIDQARKAWHLGMETEEEIPSFRLFSESEMEGLMGQNAFIHAAVLAGQAGEGVVKRAKMLEQYRIGGQSRAAGGAGRLKQ
- a CDS encoding NusA antitermination factor (KEGG: rec:RHECIAT_CH0000155 N-utilization substance protein (transcription elongation factor)~TIGRFAM: transcription termination factor NusA~PFAM: NusA domain protein; RNA binding S1 domain protein; KH type 1 domain protein~SMART: RNA binding S1 domain protein; KH domain protein), with protein sequence MAVSANRLELLQIADAVAREKVIDREIVLAAMADAIQKAARSRYGTESNIRADINPKTGEIRLQRLLEVVEKAEDYSTQIPLELARDRNPDAALGDFIADPLPPMDFGRIAAQSAKQVIVQKVREAERDRQFDEFKDRVGEIVNGTVKRVEYGNVIVDLGRGEGIIRRDEMIPRENVRYGDRVRAYVYDVRREQRGPQIFLSRTHPQFMVKLFTMEVPEIYDGIIQVKSVARDPGSRAKIAVISNDSSIDPVGACVGMRGSRVQAVVGELQGEKIDIIPWSQDPATFVVNALQPAEVAKVVLDEDAERIEVVVPDEQLSLAIGRRGQNVRLASQLTGWDIDIMTEAEESERRQKEFNERTNLFMDSLDVDEMVGQVLASEGFAAVEELAYVDLDEISSIDGFDEETAQEIQQRAREFLERLEAEMDEKRKALGVQDELREINGMTAQMMVALGEDGIKSIEDFAGCAADDLVGWSERKNGETKKFEGLFSKFDVSRVEAEQMIVQARLSAGWITQEDLDKGTEEEVTEAEQEA
- a CDS encoding protein of unknown function DUF150 (PFAM: protein of unknown function DUF150~KEGG: ret:RHE_CH00119 hypothetical protein) gives rise to the protein MSDLTNADNEREPRLITETGLDQRLADIIEPVLVDLGFRLIRVRMMNQNGATMQVMAERDDGTMTVQDCEEVSMAISPVLDVEDPVDKEYHLEVSSPGIDRPMVRKSDFVRWQGHLVKCETSILIDNRKRFRGKIVEAGTDGFTLERDQIAYGEEQKVTIPFTALSDAKLILTDDLIRDALRADKLAKAQAANQNEADDEE
- a CDS encoding GCN5-related N-acetyltransferase (PFAM: GCN5-related N-acetyltransferase~KEGG: rec:RHECIAT_CH0000158 putative acetyltransferase protein); the encoded protein is MYRFRLARQSDLAAIIRLLADDDLGGSREIVSDPVDARYLSAFAAIEADANQLLAVASDATDRVVGCLQLSFVPGLSRTGRWRGQVESVRVASDLRGSGLGAQFIEWAIAQCAERGCGLVQLTSDKTRGDAIHFYERLGFVASHEGLKRNL